The genomic interval CTAATTCTTGAGCGCTTACGAGAAAAGGGAAACACAAGGCGAATAAGGTCGTACCGCGCATAACAAGTCCTTTTTTACGCTGGAGTAGTTAAAAGTCACCCCAACGGCTTTGCAAAATAGTAATTGCTGTCAGAGCAGCGGTTTCTGTACGTAGTACGCGTGGCCCGATAAGCTGGCTTTGAAAACCTTGTTGTTGCGCGAGTTTTACTTCTCCTTCACTAAATCCGCCTTCAGGCCCTACTGCAATGGCTACAGATTTTGGTGCAACCTTGGATTGTAATGGTTCGGCGCCAGGGTCCAGCAGCCATTTTACATCCGTCTCCATATTGGCCAACCAGTCTTCGATTTTAATGGTAGGATGAAGATGAGGAATAACGTCGCGGCCGCTTTGTTCGCAGGCACTTATAATAATCCCGAGCCATTGCTTATGCTTTTTCTCTAGACGTTCTTGGTTCAGTTTTACATCACAGTGTTCGCTCCATAATGGAGTGATGTCAGTAACGCCTAACTCAACCGCCTTTTGAATGGTGAACTCCATTTTGTCACCCTTGCTCATGACTTGACCAAGATGAATGGATAACGGTGATTCAGTACTGGATGCATGGCTTTCGCCTAAGCGAACTTGCACTTTTTTTCGATCAGCGTGGACGATGGTGGCATCAAAATAGCGATGGCCTGAACCATTAAATACTTTTAATTGACGTCCTGCTTCCATGCGTAAGACTTTGCCTACGTGATGGGCAGATGCATCGTCTAAATCAATTAAGTTATGTTCGCCCAATGGCTGGGGCGTATATATTCGCGGGATTCGCATTATTAAATTTCTATCGTGAATGGGAACCGTCACAGAATGGCGCGTTCTCTGTGTCTTTACAGGCACATAAGAAACGCGTCTGGTCTTTGTCTACTGTAAATGGTCGTGGTTCATACGGTGTGCCTTTGTGGCTGCCGTCGCAAAAAGGCTGAGCTTTGCTGCGACCACATTCACACCAGTAGTAGGTTTTTCCCGCTTCTAATTCAACTCGAATAGGTTGACGCATGGTTTACCAAAGACCTAAATTTTTCCAGATATTAATGCACGGATCCGCTTGGTTTAGCGTATAAAAGTGTAATCCAGGCACATCGTTCTCGACCAAGTCTTCACACATTTGTGTAACCACTTCTTCACCGAATTTTTGAATGCTTTCTACGTCATCACCATAAGCTT from Bermanella marisrubri carries:
- a CDS encoding CDGSH iron-sulfur domain-containing protein, encoding MRQPIRVELEAGKTYYWCECGRSKAQPFCDGSHKGTPYEPRPFTVDKDQTRFLCACKDTENAPFCDGSHSR
- a CDS encoding 16S rRNA (uracil(1498)-N(3))-methyltransferase gives rise to the protein MRIPRIYTPQPLGEHNLIDLDDASAHHVGKVLRMEAGRQLKVFNGSGHRYFDATIVHADRKKVQVRLGESHASSTESPLSIHLGQVMSKGDKMEFTIQKAVELGVTDITPLWSEHCDVKLNQERLEKKHKQWLGIIISACEQSGRDVIPHLHPTIKIEDWLANMETDVKWLLDPGAEPLQSKVAPKSVAIAVGPEGGFSEGEVKLAQQQGFQSQLIGPRVLRTETAALTAITILQSRWGDF